TTCAGTCCCTCCATTGTCTTCGGATCGATCCATAGTGAGTTTATGATATTGTGAGCGCGTCCCCTTGCGCCATTGGTCGCCCATGGCTTAGGATACTCGACAATGTCAAAATTTTTGTGCATATCCACCGGCTCGAGCATCTGTCCGATGATCGCGTCCATCAGTATCATGGAAGGGTTTCGATACTTGTCCGCCAGATCGAATGCAAGCGGCATGAACTCATAGCATTCCTGCGCGCTCCATGGCGCAAGCACCAGCAGCTTATAGTCACCATGCCCGCCGCCCTTTACCGCCTGGAAATAGTCCGCCTGACCAGGGAGAATGGTTCCAAGACCGGGACCTCCGCGTTGGACGTTGACGATTACGCAAGGCAGCTCACAGGCCGCAATATACGAGATCCCTTCCTGCTTGAGGCTCACACCCGGGCTGGATGATGATGTCATCGCTCTCTTGCCCGCGCATGCCGCGCCATAGACCATATTGATCGCTGAGACCTCGCTCTCGGCCTGAATAAACACACTGCCGTTTGCGGGCATCAGTTCGGACATACATTCCGGCACTTCATTTTGAGGAGTGATCGGGTAACCGAAGAATGCGTCGCATCGGGCAGCGACCGCTCCATGACACAGGGCAATATTGCCTTTAAGTAATTTCTTTGTCGCCATAGACTATCTCCACACCTCAATTGCGACATCCGGGCACATACGCGCGCATATGGCGCAGCCCGTACACTCGTCTTTCTTAACAAAACACGATGGACGATAACCCTTATGATTGAAAGAGTCCTCCATCGTTATGCAGCCGTTCGGGCAAAAGTGAACGCACAGCTCACAGCCCTTGCACCTTTCACGGTCGATTTTGATTGTGCCTGCCAATCAGCGCACCCCCAATCTTCGGTCGATAAATCTAAGCACTCTGTTGCTCTCGATCAGAGCCGACATAGAATGCTTCTCGGAATAAAGGTGGATTGCAACGATAATGACAATTGCGCAGGCTTGGAATATCGCGCCTGTGCTCAGAACCATAGTCAGCCCCAGAGCCGTACCCAGCGCATTTGAACCCGAATCGCCCATCATTGCCCTGCCTTGAGAATCCATGACCGAAAACATAAGTGTGACGGCTGCCACGGTCCCGACAAT
This genomic window from bacterium contains:
- a CDS encoding 3-methyl-2-oxobutanoate dehydrogenase subunit VorB; this translates as MATKKLLKGNIALCHGAVAARCDAFFGYPITPQNEVPECMSELMPANGSVFIQAESEVSAINMVYGAACAGKRAMTSSSSPGVSLKQEGISYIAACELPCVIVNVQRGGPGLGTILPGQADYFQAVKGGGHGDYKLLVLAPWSAQECYEFMPLAFDLADKYRNPSMILMDAIIGQMLEPVDMHKNFDIVEYPKPWATNGARGRAHNIINSLWIDPKTMEGLNQKLQAKYADMQVHEVRFKEYQTEDAELVMVAYGSPARICRSVVDMAREEGMKVGLLRPITLFPFPAMQINDMAKDGKRFLVVEMSCGQMVEDVKLAVNGASDVEFYGRSGGAVPTPTEILNEVRARFGKPPVVSHYSSRKESAV
- a CDS encoding 4Fe-4S binding protein, producing the protein MAGTIKIDRERCKGCELCVHFCPNGCITMEDSFNHKGYRPSCFVKKDECTGCAICARMCPDVAIEVWR